The uncultured Bacteroides sp. genome includes the window TTTGCGGAGGTGATACGAGTTTTACTTCTTGCATTACGTTTGATTTCGAGGTATTCTCTGCCGCTCAAAAGCGTTGGTTAGAGGTAAGCTCAGTATCAAATTTCGAATCTTATCAGGCAAACAGATTGAAGTGTCGTTATCGTACGGCGGAGAAAGGCACTGAACTATGCCACACACTAAACGGTTCGGCACTGGCGCTGCCGCGCATTGTGGCTGCACTGCTCGAGAACAATCAAACACCGGAAGGAATTAAGATACCGAAAGTATTGATTCCCTACTGCGGATTTGAAATCATAGATTAATTAAGAGTAATCCAAATAAAAAGAAGAGCCGCCTCAAAAGGGTGGCTCTTCTTTTGCAATTCCCAAATTAGCAGTATCTTTACCACGCATTATTCAATATCGGTTACGTAAGTATTAGAACAAAATAGGTAGATAATGAACAAAATCATTAACAAAGAACATTTCTCGGAAAAGGTATTTAAACTGGAGATTGAAGCTCCGCTTATTGCCAAATCGCGCAAAGCCGGCCATTTCGTTATTGTCCGCGTAGGCGAGAAAGGCGAGCGTATGCCTTTGACCATTGCGGGAGCTAACACGGCAAAAGGTACCATCACGCTGGTGGTACAGGAAGTAGGACTTTCATCGATCCGCCTGTGCGAATTGGAAGAAGGAGATTACATTACCGACGTAGTTGGCCCGCTCGGACAAGCTACACACATTGAGAATTTCGGCACGGTAGTATGTGCCGGCGGAGGCGTAGGCGTAGCACCCCTACTCCCTATCGTACAGGCTCTTAAGGCTGCCGGCAACCGTTTGATTACGGTACTGGCGGGACGAACCAAGGAATTGATTATCTTGGAAAAAGAGATACGCGAAAGTTCGGACGAGGTGATCATTATGACCGATGACGGCTCTTACGGACGCAAAGGATTGGTAACCGAGGGTGTGGAAGAAGTGGTTAAGCGAGAAACAGTGAACAAGTGTTTTGTCATTGGCCCGCCCATTATGATGAAATTTGTTTGTTTACTAACCAAGAAATATGAGATTCCTACTGACGTATCGCTAAATACCATTATGGTAGACGGTACGGGCATGTGTGGCGCTTGCCGCATCACTGTTGGAGGAAAAACAAGATTTGTATGCGTAGACGGACCGGAGTTCGACGGTCATCAAGTGGATTTTGATGAGATGTTGAAGCGTATGAGTGCTTTCAAAAACATAGAGCGAGAAGAGATGAACAAACTGGGAATTGCATGTGAAGCGACAAAAAGCATAGACATTAACGGACGAACGGCTCCCTGGCGCGAAGAGTTGCGCAAAACACTGAAAGCCAAAGAACGTGCCAGTATTTCTCGCATAAAAATGAACGAACTCGATGCGGAGTATCGCTCGCATAGCCGCAAAGAAGAGGTGAATCAAGGACTTACGGCAGAACAGGCAGTGATAGAAGCCAAACGTTGTCTGGACTGTGCCAACCCGGGATGCATGGAAGGTTGCCCCGTGGGCATCGACATTCCCCGCTTTATCAAGAACATAGAGCGTGGCGAGTTTCTCGAAGCAGCCAGAACACTGAAAGAAACAAGCGCACTTCCTGCCGTATGTGGACGGGTATGCCCTCAGGAAAAGCAATGCGAATCAAAATGTATTCATCTGAAAATGGGCAAAGAAGCTGTAGCTATTGGCAATCTGGAACGCTTTGCTGCCGACTATGAACGCGAAAGCGGACAAGTATCGGTGCCTGCCGTTGGCAAAAGGAATGGCACCAAAGTAGCCGTTGTAGGTTCAGGGCCCGCTGGACTTTCATTTGCCGGAGACATGGCCAAGTATGGCTATGACGTAACCGTATTCGAGGCATTGCACGAAATCGGGGGAGTATTGAAATACGGCATCCCCGAATTCCGCCTACCCAATAAAATTGTGGATGTGGAGATAGAAAGCCTTTCGAAGATGGGCGTGCAATTCATCAAAGATTGCATTGTTGGTAAAACCATCAGCATAGAAGATTTGCAGGAAGAGGGCTTCAAAGGTTTCTTCGTGGCCTCCGGCGCAGGGTTGCCCAACTTTATGAATATTCCGGGCGAGAATTCCATCAACGTCATGTCGTCTAACGAATACCTCACACGCGTTAATTTAATGGACGCTGCCAGTCCGGATTCAGATACTCCGGTTGCCTTCGGAAAGAATGTAGCCGTTATCGGTGGTGGAAACACGGCGATGGACTCTGTGCGTACAGCCAAGCGCCTGGGTGCCGAACGTGCCATGATCATCTACCGCCGATCGGAAGAAGAGATGCCCGCCCGCCTGGAAGAGGTGAAACACGCCAAAGAAGAAGGTATTGAATTCCTGACCCTGCACAATCCCATCGAATATCTGGCCGATGAACTGGGACGTGTAAAACAAGTCGTTTTGCAAAAGATGGCACTGGGCGAACCGGATGCTTCGGGCAGACGTAGCCCCGTTGCCATTCCCGGAGCAACGGAAACGATAGATATCGATCTGGCCATTGTCAGCGTAGGTGTGTCACCCAATCCGATTGTGCCAAGTTCTATCAAAGGGCTCGAAGTAGGTCGCCGAGGCACCATCACGGTGAGCGAAAACATGCAATCATCCATTCCCACCATCTATGCCGGAGGCGATATCGTGCGGGGCGGTGCAACCGTTATTCTGGCTATGGGAGACGGACGCAAAGCGGCAGCAGCCATGAACGAACAATTACTGAAAAAATAATATCATTTTTCTGCCTCAAAAGCTTGCCTTTAAACGGAAAATAATGTATATTTGTACCATTACTCATACAGTATATTCAATTTATACTGCATAAACAGAGGGAGCCGAAAGGTTCCCTTTTTTTGTGCCCAAACAACCCCTCAAAGACCTGAAAGGCGGTGTGATTTACCGAAAATGACGGTTGCATTTGGCCAAAAGGACGGTTGCATCCGATCAATTGCACGGTTGTCTTTATCAAAAAGAACACTATGTTTTACCAAAAGTAAGCCTACTCTCATTAAAAGAAGATTACCCCTCTCCCGAAAGTTAATATTACGTAAATAATCAGCAAAAGGGGCTTGACAGGTTTTCTCTGATACAGAGACAAGAATTTAAACAACAGGGGTGATATATCTCAGGAAAGCAACCCAAGGCTCGAAGCATATTTCACAGCCTCCATGGAGTTATTCGCATTTAGTTTCAAAAGAATCTTCTGCCGATGCGTATTTACCGTATGAACGCTGATGCAAAGTTTGTCTGATATCTCTTTACTCAATAATCCTTCTTTTATCAATCGGAGCACTTCTACTTCGCGTGCAGAAAGACTCGGCTTAACTGCGTCGGACGTCAGATCGTACAATGAACAATATGCTCCGGTTTTACAATTCAACACCTGACTTCTCACCCCCTGAAACGGACTTTGATCGGGAGATAAATCCCAGACACTTAACGAAAGCCAAACATTTCCTCGTTTATCAAGCTCCAATATCTGATGTTGCTCAATAATTCGCGCATATTCATTATTGAAATTGCGCACCCGATATTCATTAATCAGCTTATACCCCATCCATTCTCCTTTATGCTCAAAAAAAAACTTAAGAGAATCGACACCATTGCGGACAAGAACCTGAAAATCTTCGGGATGAACTCTTTCGTCGAAATAGCGATTTCCATCCGTCTCTATCCCCGCAGCATCATAGCCGAAGAGATCGGCAAAGTTATATGAAGTAAAAACATGCTGACCCCGATACATGTCGAACACCGTAATGCCGCTGTTAGACACCTTTGCCAACTGAGACAAAAGAGTTTTATGTTTATCCAGTATGGTATAATCCAGCTCAGATTCATCGAAAGACTGAGATGCCATTATTTCGGTATATTTTTCAATGTATTTATCCATAGCGGGCAAGCAAGTATACTGATTAATCAGTATTGACGAGAAAGATTATTAAACCGTATTTTGCACAAAGATATTAATAATCAATTATTAGAAGAAGACAAATGAAAAAACATGCATTGATTTTTCTTGTAGGCATACTCTACCCCTTTTTCGCATACGGGCAAACCGTACAAAACATCAGGGGAACAGTAAAAGATGAGTCCTCTCAAGAGCCCCTGCCCTATGCTTCAGTAGTTATACAAAACACACAGCTGGGTACTTCTACGGATAATCAGGGAAACTTTATGCTAAAGAACGTACCCGTAGGACGCTACAATCTAACTATCAGCTATCTGGGTTATGAGCCGAAAATTATCAGTGAAGTGATGGTCTCCTCCTCAAAAGAAGTCATTTTAGAGATCACACTAAAAGAAAACATCTCGCAGATCGGTGAAGTGACCATATCGCCCAAAGTAAATAAAAGCATGCCGTTAAACAAAATGGCTACTGTCAGTGCCCGGATGTTGAGCGTAGAAGAAGCAAGCCGCTATGCCGGAGGCTTCGACGATCCGGCACGGCTGGCCTCCTCCTTTGCCGGAGTAGGAAGCAACGTAGGAAATAATGGAATTGTAGTTCGCGGCAATGCACCGAAGTTTCTTCAATGGAAATTGGAAGATGTAGAAATACCCAACCCCAATCATTTTGCAGATGTCACCGGATTTGGAGGTGGAGGCATGACTGCCCTTAGTAGCCAGGTACTCGGCAATTCCGATTTCTTCACCGGAGCTTTCCCTGCCGAATACAGTAATGCCCTATCGGGAGTATTCGATATAAAGCTAAAGAATGGAAGCAATACAAAAATGGAGAATGCGGTTCAATTAGGATTATTGGGCATAGACATAGCGTCCGAAGGGCCATTCAAAAAAAACGGAAAAGCATCTTATATATTCAACTACCGATATTCTGCTCTGGCATTATTATCTCCGCTAATGCCCGACGACGCAGGCGGAACCAAGTATCAGGACCTGTCATTCAAAGTCAACATGCCCACAACACATGCCGGCGTTTTCTCGATATGGGGGTTAGGACTTATCGACCGTTCGGGACAAACGCCCGAGAAAGACATTATAAAATGGGAATACCTACAAGACAAGGAAGAAGAGGACGTGAAACAATATATGGGAGTATTGGGAATACAACACAAAATATCGGTTGGGACGGATGCCTATCTTAAATCGACTCTGGCAACTACTGTAAGCGGACTGAACATGCACACCGAGCGGATGAATGACAATATAGAACTACAACCCAAAGAGGTAATACGAAACACAAACTACAATTTCGTCTTTGCTACGGCTTTAAACAAAAAGTTCAACGCCAAACACAGCAATAAAACAGGCATACAAGTAACCGGACTACTATACGACATGTTGCTAAAGAATGCCGATCCGGCAGAAACGCCCCTGAAAACTCAGACCGATGAAAACGGATTTAGTACCTTACTCACCGCATACACCAATTCTTCCATCAATCTATCAGACCGTTGGACGCTAAATGTCGGAATAGCCGGACAGTATTTTACGCTAAACAAACATTATACCATCGAGCCCAGAGTGGGAATCAAGTGGGGCTTTGCCGAAAATCAATCATTAGGAATAGCCTACGGACTCCATAGCCGCTTAGAGTTGCTTAATTATTACTTCACTCGTTCAGAATCCGGAGAGCTCGTCAATAAAGATCTTGATTTTACACGCGCGCATCATCTGGTGCTATCATATAATCTAAACATCGGCAGCAATTACCATCTACAGATAGAATCTTATATACAAAAGCTGTATGACGTTCCTGTTATTCCGGACAGTTCTTATTCATTTATTAATCTGCAGAAGGATTGGTTTGTAAACAAAGCCTTAAAGAACAACGGTAAAGGGATAAATTACGGAATAGATGTGACTCTGGAAAAATACATCTCCCGGGGATACTACTTTATGTTCACTGGCTCACTTTTCAACTCCCGCTATCAGGGAGGCGACGGTGTATGGAGAAACACACGCTTTAATCGGAACTATTTGCTCAATTTTCTCAGTGGAAAAGAATGGATGGTCGGTAAAAACAAACAAAACGTATTTAACGTCAATCTTCGCCTGTCCTATCAGGGTGGAGACCGTTATTCACCAATCGATCAAACAGCGTCTGCCCGGCAAGAAGATGCCGTATACGATGAACGCAATGCATTCAGTAAACAATTAGCTCCCGCCTTATTAGGGCACTTCAACGTTAGTTATAAGATAAATCAGGCTAAGCGTTCTCACGAATTTGCCTTAAAAATACTCAATGCCACCGGATACAAAGAGTACTACGGATATAGGTATAATTTCAAGACCCACAGAGCAGAGCAAGAAAGAGAATCGATCATCATCCCCAACATCAGTTATAAGATAGAGTTCTGATCTCGAGAGAGCATCTTTAAAGCAGGAAAAAGAGCAATAACCACAAAAAAACTCCCGTCAACTAATCAGTTGCGGGAGTTCTCTATTTCAACTATAAATGATCATTTCACCACACTGTTCGTTTCCGGATCGGGAAATATCACTACCGGTTTAAACGATTTGGCTTCTTCAAAGTCCATCAGCGCATAAGACATGATAATGACAATATCATTAGGCTGCACCTTGCGGGCAGCGGCCCCGTTCAAACAAATCATCCCCGAACCCCGCTCACCTCTGATTACATAAGTTTCAAAGCGCTCACCATTATTATTATCTACAATATGCACCTTTTCTCCTGCAATCATGTTGGCAGCATCCATCAAATCTTCGTCAATCGTTATGCTACCCATATAGTTCAGATTAGCCTCTGTAACACGGGCGCAATGAATTTTCGATTTTAACACTTCAATCATCATAAGGGTTAATCCTTTTTTTAATTTAAAGTTCTTTGTATTTGATATTATCAATCAGGCGTACTTCACCGCAGAATACCGTAATGCATCCAACCACGTAAGGTGTTTCTTCCCAATATCCAACCCGTTGCAACGTGTTTCCGTCTACTATCTCAAAATATTCCAAGCGCAAGCCCGGTTGCACAGTAATAGCATCTTCCACAAACTGTTGCGTTTCGCTCACACTGTGAGTGGCAGCAAAGGTACGACTTTTAAATAAAACCTGAGATATTTTTAATGCATTTTCACGTTCCGAAGCCGAAAGACGTGCATTACGGCTACTAAGTGCCAACCCGTCTTCTTCGCGGAGAATGGGACAACCCACAATCTCTACATTATAATGCAGTTGGCGCACCATCTCACGAATAATGGCCAACTGTTGAAAATCTTTTTCTCCAAAATAAGCCTTGTGTGGCTGCACCACATCAAATAGCCTACTCACTATCTGGCACACACCATTGAAGTGCCCCGGGCGAAAAGCGCCTTCCATCACCGTATCAAGCGGTGCAAAGCTAAACTGACGCGTATCCTCCTGAGGATAGATTTCTTCAACCGAAGGAGCAAAGACAAAAGAAGCTCCGTTGGCCTCAAGTAATTTACAATCGGCATCCAACGTACGGGGATATTTTATCAGATCAATTTTA containing:
- a CDS encoding bifunctional dihydroorotate dehydrogenase B NAD binding subunit/NADPH-dependent glutamate synthase, which gives rise to MNKIINKEHFSEKVFKLEIEAPLIAKSRKAGHFVIVRVGEKGERMPLTIAGANTAKGTITLVVQEVGLSSIRLCELEEGDYITDVVGPLGQATHIENFGTVVCAGGGVGVAPLLPIVQALKAAGNRLITVLAGRTKELIILEKEIRESSDEVIIMTDDGSYGRKGLVTEGVEEVVKRETVNKCFVIGPPIMMKFVCLLTKKYEIPTDVSLNTIMVDGTGMCGACRITVGGKTRFVCVDGPEFDGHQVDFDEMLKRMSAFKNIEREEMNKLGIACEATKSIDINGRTAPWREELRKTLKAKERASISRIKMNELDAEYRSHSRKEEVNQGLTAEQAVIEAKRCLDCANPGCMEGCPVGIDIPRFIKNIERGEFLEAARTLKETSALPAVCGRVCPQEKQCESKCIHLKMGKEAVAIGNLERFAADYERESGQVSVPAVGKRNGTKVAVVGSGPAGLSFAGDMAKYGYDVTVFEALHEIGGVLKYGIPEFRLPNKIVDVEIESLSKMGVQFIKDCIVGKTISIEDLQEEGFKGFFVASGAGLPNFMNIPGENSINVMSSNEYLTRVNLMDAASPDSDTPVAFGKNVAVIGGGNTAMDSVRTAKRLGAERAMIIYRRSEEEMPARLEEVKHAKEEGIEFLTLHNPIEYLADELGRVKQVVLQKMALGEPDASGRRSPVAIPGATETIDIDLAIVSVGVSPNPIVPSSIKGLEVGRRGTITVSENMQSSIPTIYAGGDIVRGGATVILAMGDGRKAAAAMNEQLLKK
- a CDS encoding LuxR C-terminal-related transcriptional regulator, whose amino-acid sequence is MDKYIEKYTEIMASQSFDESELDYTILDKHKTLLSQLAKVSNSGITVFDMYRGQHVFTSYNFADLFGYDAAGIETDGNRYFDERVHPEDFQVLVRNGVDSLKFFFEHKGEWMGYKLINEYRVRNFNNEYARIIEQHQILELDKRGNVWLSLSVWDLSPDQSPFQGVRSQVLNCKTGAYCSLYDLTSDAVKPSLSAREVEVLRLIKEGLLSKEISDKLCISVHTVNTHRQKILLKLNANNSMEAVKYASSLGLLS
- a CDS encoding TonB-dependent receptor, with protein sequence MKKHALIFLVGILYPFFAYGQTVQNIRGTVKDESSQEPLPYASVVIQNTQLGTSTDNQGNFMLKNVPVGRYNLTISYLGYEPKIISEVMVSSSKEVILEITLKENISQIGEVTISPKVNKSMPLNKMATVSARMLSVEEASRYAGGFDDPARLASSFAGVGSNVGNNGIVVRGNAPKFLQWKLEDVEIPNPNHFADVTGFGGGGMTALSSQVLGNSDFFTGAFPAEYSNALSGVFDIKLKNGSNTKMENAVQLGLLGIDIASEGPFKKNGKASYIFNYRYSALALLSPLMPDDAGGTKYQDLSFKVNMPTTHAGVFSIWGLGLIDRSGQTPEKDIIKWEYLQDKEEEDVKQYMGVLGIQHKISVGTDAYLKSTLATTVSGLNMHTERMNDNIELQPKEVIRNTNYNFVFATALNKKFNAKHSNKTGIQVTGLLYDMLLKNADPAETPLKTQTDENGFSTLLTAYTNSSINLSDRWTLNVGIAGQYFTLNKHYTIEPRVGIKWGFAENQSLGIAYGLHSRLELLNYYFTRSESGELVNKDLDFTRAHHLVLSYNLNIGSNYHLQIESYIQKLYDVPVIPDSSYSFINLQKDWFVNKALKNNGKGINYGIDVTLEKYISRGYYFMFTGSLFNSRYQGGDGVWRNTRFNRNYLLNFLSGKEWMVGKNKQNVFNVNLRLSYQGGDRYSPIDQTASARQEDAVYDERNAFSKQLAPALLGHFNVSYKINQAKRSHEFALKILNATGYKEYYGYRYNFKTHRAEQERESIIIPNISYKIEF
- the panD gene encoding aspartate 1-decarboxylase — translated: MMIEVLKSKIHCARVTEANLNYMGSITIDEDLMDAANMIAGEKVHIVDNNNGERFETYVIRGERGSGMICLNGAAARKVQPNDIVIIMSYALMDFEEAKSFKPVVIFPDPETNSVVK
- the panC gene encoding pantoate--beta-alanine ligase translates to MRVVNIIEGLQAELSALKAQGKTVGLVPTMGALHAGHASLVKRSVAENDVTVVSVFVNPTQFNDKIDLIKYPRTLDADCKLLEANGASFVFAPSVEEIYPQEDTRQFSFAPLDTVMEGAFRPGHFNGVCQIVSRLFDVVQPHKAYFGEKDFQQLAIIREMVRQLHYNVEIVGCPILREEDGLALSSRNARLSASERENALKISQVLFKSRTFAATHSVSETQQFVEDAITVQPGLRLEYFEIVDGNTLQRVGYWEETPYVVGCITVFCGEVRLIDNIKYKEL